The following are encoded together in the Flavobacteriales bacterium genome:
- a CDS encoding nucleoside phosphorylase — translation MSLPPSELVLNPDNSVYHLGLHPKDIADTILLVGDPGRVRLVSDKFDRVTLRQQKREFITHTGELNGKRLTVMATGIGTDNIDIVLNELDALVNIDLEKREYKDEKKSLRLIRMGTSGSLQSDIPVDSILLSEAALGFDGVLHFYDAEHIMDHGFMEAFRNEINWPVAAAHPYLVRADKEVLDLLRGDNTYTGVTITAHGFYGPQGRELRIPIAMPYLNDKLEDFRYGNERITNYEMETSALYGLGKLMGHRCCTACVIIANRPNNDFSANYHAAVERMIDHILKCLTERS, via the coding sequence ATGTCCCTCCCCCCTTCCGAGCTCGTATTGAACCCCGATAATAGCGTATATCACCTCGGATTGCACCCTAAAGACATCGCGGATACCATACTCCTTGTAGGCGACCCAGGCAGAGTGCGTTTAGTTTCCGATAAGTTCGATAGGGTCACCTTGCGTCAGCAAAAACGCGAGTTCATTACCCATACCGGAGAGCTCAACGGTAAGCGACTGACTGTAATGGCCACCGGAATAGGCACCGATAATATCGACATCGTACTGAACGAACTCGATGCTTTGGTGAATATCGATCTCGAAAAGCGTGAATACAAGGACGAAAAGAAGTCTTTGCGCTTGATTCGGATGGGAACTTCAGGCTCGCTCCAGTCCGACATTCCGGTCGACAGTATTTTGCTCAGCGAAGCGGCTCTGGGCTTTGACGGTGTACTTCATTTTTACGACGCCGAGCACATCATGGACCACGGATTCATGGAAGCCTTTCGGAACGAAATAAACTGGCCTGTCGCCGCAGCGCATCCCTACTTGGTGAGGGCCGATAAAGAAGTGCTCGATCTTCTTCGAGGCGACAACACATATACTGGAGTCACCATTACCGCTCATGGATTCTATGGCCCCCAAGGACGCGAATTGAGGATTCCGATCGCCATGCCCTATCTCAATGATAAGCTCGAAGACTTCCGCTATGGCAATGAGCGCATCACCAATTACGAGATGGAGACCTCGGCACTTTACGGATTGGGTAAATTGATGGGGCATCGCTGCTGTACCGCCTGTGTGATCATCGCTAACCGTCCAAATAATGACTTTTCCGCCAATTACCACGCCGCCGTGGAGCGCATGATCGATCATATACTCAAATGTCTCACAGAGCGTTCTTAG